The segment CTTTATCATTGTTATGCCATTTTCTAAGTGTCTAGGTCGGAGTTCAAGATTGATTGGCCATGTTCTTCTAAGTGCTGGGCAGACCTTGACCTTCTTTTGCCATCTTCATACCATGCTCACCTTGATTTCTTCTTGGTGGACTTCATAATTGTCAAGTCATTGTGCATGTGCTAGGGCGGAGTTCATCTTTACCATGCCATTCTTCTTTGAGCAGATGCTTATCATATGTTAGGGCGGAGTTTGCAGCTTGCATGCCAAGTGTGCAtgttgcttgggcggactttgtgaGTTCCATGCCATGTTTGACATAGGCGGACTTTACTAACTTCTTGCCAATCATACCAAGTGCTGGGCGGACTTTGCCAACCTCATGCCATTCCCTTTCATGCTATGCCATCTTCATCTAGGTGGATTTAGACATTGTCTTGCCTAACCTTGGGCAGAGTTTTGCAGCTTGTATGCCATGTTAGGGCAGACTTCATGCTTGGCAAGCCAAAAGGTGGGCCGACTTTGTGCTTGGCAAGCCAAGTGTTGAGCGGACTTGGCACTTGGTTTGTCATCTCCCCTTGCTTTCTCTTTGGGCGGACTTTGTATGTTCTATGCCAAATGGAGGGCGGTTTTGGCCTTTGTCTTGCCATCTTTCTTTACTTAGCATGGCGGACTTGCTGATTCTTTGGACATTGCAAGGCTGACTTTGCACTTGGCTTACCATCTCCTTCATTGCTAGGGCGGACTTTGCAGCTGCTAGGACATTTGCCTATAGCGGACTTAACATGGCTTTGGTCAATCCTAGCTTGGGAGGACGGATTTCATGCTTGGCAAGACatctttgccatttttttgttctgACCTTAGACGAAGTCGCTCATAAGTTGGATATTTTCTCGGACATGGCCAACTCCACTAATGGCATAGCCTTCTCCATTTTTGCCATGAACACTTGGATGAATTCTTTTGTTCAACAATTCATGTTTGTCTAGAACATCTGGAACAAAACCCTGTCTGGAGATTTTCCCTTGCTTTTTGCACTTGAAGACACATTTTTTTGATTCTGAAGATAGGAATGTCGTTGCCATGACCTGAGGGACCGAATCCTAGGTCAACTTTCAAAAAAGctgaaaaaaacaaaaaagcaaaaaaaacaggtGAAAAAGTTGCTTCCCggattggtcccaaagtgccaaaaatgaaaaagcaaaaaagcaggaaAAAGCAAAATCCCACAAAAATAGGAAGGTGTCAGAATTGACCCTAAGCAATTGCGTTTTTCATCCTTGGGGCCTTCTAAACATTTTGATGGTATCCAGACACTGCTCAGAGCATGATTTTCCTAATTGACTTGGAttaattttcaaaaaccctaactcTAAACTCTCAAAAATAAACTTATGAAATTGCAacactaaggcaaaaccctaaaaagcaaactgctgggggtccccatttgcaatggggcaatgtgtgaaaaggtcacaacaggttgaTAATATGATATGGGTTTGGACTGGTATATACCAAGGCTCACGGGCCTTTTGAAATCCCCTTCTATCAGTGCAAGTATCATGCTCTAATAGTGGCATCAAGTATTCATTCATGTAAAAGGTCTTTGGATCGTAGTTGTAACATAATAATAATTAAAGAGAAACAAATTTCTAAATCATCAATATCTCTTCAATATCTATCCTCAGATTTGGATTTTACACAACAGTTTCAAGTCGTCAGACTGTGATCTAGAAAGACAAAGCACTTTCCACCTTGACGATCCATGTTTGTATATTGGTAAGCATGCTCCTTGTATGTGTGTTTAATTCTACTTTGATTCAAGtgtgatatatatgttatcgaatCAAGTACCCTCTGCAATGTTAAAAGGGGCCTACATTGAAAAACAACTTGGAATTGAAACCACATCCATGGTTAAAGAAATTGAGATTCAGAAAACAATATTATAAATACCTGGAAGCAGTTTATTGGCCATATTTTCAACATGTTCTTCCAAACTCTGCTGTTCATAAGTTTTACCCTTCCCTTTAGCATTCTCTGTCATCTGAAACTCCTGAAACTCCTCCATTATCCCATCCCACTTCTCGGCAGTCATTTCTTCTGATTCATTAGGTAGTAACTTCTCCTCCGTATATTCAGTAGCATTGTAAAGATCATTAATGTCTGTGGCAACTTCATGAAGATCCTCAAAGTCAGATTCGAACTCAGAATCACGAACATCTTCAACAGGACGCAGACGAAGGCTCTCCATGATCTCTTCGTCACTCTCTTCATGCTTTGCAGAAGCAGCTCTTCGTAGTACCATCTCTGCAATCTTCTCCAAATTATCCTCCTTTCCGCCCCAGAATTTTCTCAGCTCCTCTAAGAGCTCTGCAAATCACGGTTGATTTTCTTAATGCCAAGGGCCATAGAAATCCCAAACTTATAATAAGTTTTAAAAATATATCAACATCAATTCCCATTTGAGGAGTTGAGGAGAATGGTATATGGGGGCACTGGTAAAGATCATGAATCCAGCAGACACGTGGCAAGATTCTGGTGTGACCCAGGTTTAAGAGGGTATATTGTAAAGCTGAAGAGAACGGTAGATGGGGGCATTGATAAAGATCAGCAGACAGTGGCAAAGTTCTGGTGTTACCAAGGTTTAACAAGGTATATTAGGAATCTTGACAATGTAGCTAAAATTGGTCCAAGGTTTGCAGAACTTGTAGCTAAGCCACCTCTAAGTCAAGGGAGCAAACCAAGCTCAATTCTTCGGACAGAAGTAACGCAATGGAATAGATACAATGGGTCCATAGCTCCCATGAAAAGAGTTTGCCACTAATCCTTATTTTCAGTTTTAACTCAAAGTCAAATCTTCTGAGTGGATGCTTGCAAATCCAGAGTGTTGTGATGTCATGGTCACGATGAGCTCCTAACTTCTACGGATATGTAGCAAAGCTGTGGTGTAGTGACTATGGTACACTCAGGTGTGTCCCAGGTTTAACGCCATCCATTTCAGTGACCAAGTTTTAATGAGGTGCATTCCAGTCTAATCCAATGTTTTTAGAAtctttaaaatgtttttgatataAATAAATGAAAAACCCAAATTTTAACCAGTTTTGTTACTGTCAAATAGCCATAGAAATGTTCAAAAAACACAAAAACGTGCTTACCTTTGGTCTCCACATCTTGCACTAATTCTGATGCCAAAACTTTAATTTCATCTGATCCAGTGGGCAAGTCTTTGACATCTGGAGAAGCTGCTTCTTTAGATAAACCTGAGGCGAGTTTTTCTTCGCCATTTCCATTGCCAGTATCATTTCCGCTACAATATGAGCGgcagaaatgtgaaaatgaaaacaGAGCAACTGTTGTATCTGTCTTTGGAATATGTGAAATCAAAGGGATTGGTGTTGTTTTTGTTTTATATCTTTGGGCGATGATGATTTGCCTAGTAGCCCCTGAAGCATATTTGAGAAATCTACTCATCTCGTTAAACCCTAAGCCCTACGCTATGTTAAACCTCCTCACCCCACCTTTGTTCGATTCGGCGGGGATATCAGGCTTTTGTGAATCAAATGGTCGCTACTACACATTCTCGGCATGAAAAAACTTCAAAAACCTTCAATGGGGAAACAGGCATTCAATTCAGCATTTTTTTATTGTAATGTTCAAAATGTttcttaaaatttattttatattttgttaaGTGGTGTTTTGAGAAAACTCTCTCCCCCTACCCTCCCTCACCCTAAAAGATTAACATGAAAGCGATTCAAATACTGCTGCCCTCAATACATATTGTTTGTAGATGGGtaaagtgtaaatatttttttctttttgctttgtatttatttcatttttttttgttaaatatgtTGTTTTGCTGTTTATTTtcatagattttagtatgaaatagtttgttttttttattattttatttgtttaagttTATTTTTATAGTTGAGACAAATTAGATTCTATCATTTGCCCATCTTGATTAGAATTATATCAATAATTGTGTTTCTAGAATAGAATCTTTTATATGATTATATTTGTTTTTGTCAAAACTCTATTTCACTTTTCTTAAGtcaatttaatttgaaaatttgactattGATCATCAATTTAGGCACTAAATATATCAAAATAACATCTAGGAATACATATTTAAGGGTTAACTTCTAAAGTATTAATGATCATATAATAACATCCATTACGAGAATCAACAAGCATTGAGAGCATTTCAAGAGCATTTAGATCAGAGCAACTTTGCATTAGCAAAAGCATTCACTACATCATGCATCCTACATTTTGACACTTGAATTCTTCTTCTACACATTATGAACAACAATAGATATGGGGCTTGGTTTTGAGGAAGTCTACCACTTCAATTTCCTACATAACAAATCCCTAAAGACGTTCTTTAACATTATCATAATCTCATTTCAATTATCACATCAAAGGTGAAGAATTAAAGAGTAGGTAACAAAGAAGGTCAAAACCACACCAATAATTATGTCCAACTATTATGCAAGGATTAGAGACACGTCTAATTTAGAAGGAGCACTTTAGATTGGTATGTTGCAATCAAGAAGTGATTTAGGAGCACATTAATAGTTTGATTCCATCACAACTATGtatttttgttggtgtaattaattattcatcttggatataattacactttacttaagtttacttaggtacatgcaccacattgtagtttgcatatgagacatttAGGGAGATGTGATACactgggagtgtgtatgtaggagaatttccaccttttatggtgtgatcttgttgttactttatcatatccacttattgtggagtgataattccaccttcagtgggtgatccacctcatgtgaaatattttactatttctcctacctacctctacctacctttgcatctcattgagccacatgtcatcattgtgtgctctcttgtctctttgccttgcctttataagcaggctcatctacattgtatgtaacaattcttgatgatccagttgatcggtatttgctcttgataggaatacaatttattcttgtcatattttgtctCTCCtattgtgctattcaatgtgctctagatcttggctattttcaaaaAATTCTCACATGgttcagagcctatagggcttcattgattagtcattttggagagcttttggaggcttcaatttcgGATCTAGGGAGCTACTCTTTTTGGGTGCGTCTAAGACACCATTGAGTCCGagtggccatttccatgaattttgagtataaatttggctATATTgagtgaaaatcaaattttgggtatTGAAGGAAATTTTTAGCCAATATGGCTAGGCGGTatggttttttcaaaaaaaaaaactttttttgcaaaaaattattttgatttcatttttaaagATTTTTCGCAGTTTTAATTGTATTTCAAaagttttttataaaaattaaaaaaaaatattttttgggcaAGACCCCTGTCCCTGCGCCCCCCCCGCGTACTCAGCCATGTTTATTTCTTTGGGCAGGGACGGTACTGTCTGGCCCTCGCCGCTTGTTTCCGACAACCCCCATCGTTCAATACCGTCCCGCCGCCAGCAGCCTTTCATCCTCCTTTTGATCGGCTCATGTTATTCCGAGCGACACCTGCAACTGCTTCAGCTATGGCCGATGATGTCAGCTACTACTCCTTCGACCGCCTACTCCATCTCAGGCTTCGTCTGCCACCAGGCCCCTCACCATACTTGTCGCCCATCCTGCACCAACGACCACCAGTGGCCACCATTCCCGGCAACCGTTATGGCGCTTATCCCGTCGGTGACTGGCTCTGCCCACTCCTGGTCGCCGCCACCTAGGACACTGCCATGCAACTTTTCATTGTGCATAGTCTGCACCACGTGGTGGAACAACACTAGTCAAAAACCATCCACACAGGTGTACAGTTAGACACATCAACGAGACACGTAGGCCTGCCACCTCACCGATCGTACAGACCTGGCAGTACACATCAGCATATGGCGCCACGTGTTCTGCCCAGTTGACAGTCACGTTAGCACGCCAATTCAACATTGTACAACCAGTCACTTGTCCACGTCAGCATACGAACATACAGTCACCTTCCATGCAGATGGTTAGGTTACCTGCTAATTCAGTCTTTCGTA is part of the Cryptomeria japonica chromosome 10, Sugi_1.0, whole genome shotgun sequence genome and harbors:
- the LOC131076735 gene encoding uncharacterized protein LOC131076735; translated protein: MSRFLKYASGATRQIIIAQRYKTKTTPIPLISHIPKTDTTVALFSFSHFCRSYCSGNDTGNGNGEEKLASGLSKEAASPDVKDLPTGSDEIKVLASELVQDVETKELLEELRKFWGGKEDNLEKIAEMVLRRAASAKHEESDEEIMESLRLRPVEDVRDSEFESDFEDLHEVATDINDLYNATEYTEEKLLPNESEEMTAEKWDGIMEEFQEFQMTENAKGKGKTYEQQSLEEHVENMANKLLPEDIKQEIEAKFNELCERCKRGEVEPEETNALFKEFEEKMVEEYAKKGNANKDDFKKYPSGEGPILRWETRVVLSPGGNAFHPKNRRVKVSVSVKELGLSKYAAKRLRAMVGKRYNIGKDELTIVGRRFANREENRKDVLRILYALIEEAQKADVYVREAHTAIMKEHLKTNPEFQKRLRVQTAMLRGSEGPGFV